From one Gracilinanus agilis isolate LMUSP501 chromosome 5, AgileGrace, whole genome shotgun sequence genomic stretch:
- the LOC123250739 gene encoding taste receptor type 2 member 3-like, whose product MTNLILVVVILFVTFIIFFLSTWINGFIVLLRYITWVRDRKISLSDFIILNLALSRIILHGIPMMVFAVTIFYPHFHHLDIFLYIVDIFWMFTNNLNISLTSCLNVFYCLKIASFSHKAFLWLKRKISHVVVWILLGSLLYSCFSTLALVLKFHVYSDMSQMIRSRNDTEEIRRIKTHYYLLHFLGTLWSFIPFSLSLLSSVLLILSLVRHTKQMKHHSTGTKDLSTMAHVRATKVILFSFILFIGYLLTFFLAMYSFFFPHFLLVMILSLIFTVFSSVQTFTLILENQKLKQEFLWMFQVIKRRPKC is encoded by the coding sequence ATGACAAATCttatattagtagtagtaattttGTTTGTGaccttcattattttctttctgagtACTTGGATAAATGGCTTCATTGTGTTGCTGCGATATATTACTTGGGTCAGAGACAGGAAAATTTCTTTGTCTGACTTTATCATCCTGAACCTGGCTCTCTCCAGGATCATCCTGCATGGGATACCAATGATGGTTTTCGCTGTAACcatattttatccccatttccaTCACTtggatatatttttgtatattgttGATATTTTCTGGATGTTTACCAACAACTTAAACATCTCTCTGACCTCTTGCCTCAATGTCTTCTACTGCCTGAAGATTGCCAGTTTCTCCCATAAGGCTTTCCTCTGGCTCAAGAGAAAAATATCTCATGTGGTTGTCTGGATTCTTCTGGGATCTCTGCTCTATTCCTGCTTCAGCACACTGGCATTGGTCCTGAAATTCCATGTTTATTCTGACATGAGTCAAATGATACGCTCAAGAAACGACACTGAAgaaatcagaagaataaaaactcactattaTCTCTTGCATTTTCTTGGTACTCTCTGGTCATTCATTCCATTCTCCTTGTCCCTGCTCTCCTCTGTCCTGCTCATTCTCTCCCTAGTGAGACATACCAAGCAGATGAAGCATCATTCCACTGGCACCAAGGATCTAAGTACCATGGCCCATGTGAGAGCCACCAAAGtcatcctcttttctttcatACTCTTCATTGGATACCTCCTCACCTTCTTTCTTGCTATGTATAGTTTTTTCTTTCCACATTTTCTGCTGGTAATGATTTTGTCACTAATTTTCacagttttttcctctgttcAAACCTTTACTCTAATCCTGGAAAATCAGAAGCTAAAGCAAGAATTCCTCTGGATGTTTCAGGTCATAAAGAGGAGGCCAAAATGTTAG